The region TCACGCTGCTGTCGATGGCTTGACCGTTGACGGTAACTAAGGTTTGCGCCAACAGGCTGCCTGAGGCAAGGGCGAACAATACAGCAGAAGCAAAATAGGTTTTTTTCATAAGTTTCTCAATTGGTTGTTTAATCAGTTGGAATATTCATCAGGTGTGACCGCTTTGATGCTCAAGGCATGAATCAGACCGTCTGAAAATAAATCGTTTAATAAAGTTTTGACCATACGCTGGCGGTTGAGACGGCTGATGTCGCGAAAGGCTTCGCTCACAATCAAAACAGCATAATGCCCGCCGCCTTTGTTGCCCGCATGGCCGATGTGGAGATGGCTTTCGTCTGTAAATTCAAAAAACTGATAATCCAAATTTTTCAGACGGCCTTCGATTTCTGCCTGCATATCCATGGTTTACAGACCGAACACCGGTTTAAACGGCTTGATTAAAATTTCTTCATATACGCCGGCATCGACATAAGGATCTTTTTCTGCCCATTCCTGCGCCGCATCCAGCGATTCGAATTGCGCGATAATCAGGCTGCCGGAAACGCGTTCCGGATTGTCCGGCAAAGGATTCGGACCGGCGGCCAGTAGGTGGCCTTCGGCTTTTAAGGCCTCCAAGCGTTGCAAATGGGCAGGGCGCGCCGCCACGCGGGCTTCGTGTACGTCGTCGCCATCGGTGGCCAATAACATGAAGTATTGCATAAATGTATCCTTTTGATGAATCGGTGTCGGCAAAATCCGATACCGCATACTGGGTTTCAGACGGCATGTGGAGAAAAGGCCGTCTGAAAGTACTTATCTTATCACAGCTCAAGCGGTTGTATTGTGGATTCTCTTTTATGATTCTTAAAGGTATAGTGGATTCACTTTAAAAAAATAGGACAAGGCGGTGAGCCGAAAACAGTATAGATAATACGGCCAGGCGAACCAACGCCGTACTATTTTAAAGTGGATTCACTGTAACAATCAATTTTGACGAAAAATCATAGCCCATCATACAGACCTGCCCGGGCTTTTGCATCTTTCGATTCACCATAACGGTCGCACAGCTTTGCATTCCGTTACGGTATTGATGCATTTTAAATTAAAGACCCAAGCATTTCAGACGGCCTGCCGCCTAGTGAAGCAAGTGATTATTCCAATTTAATTGAAAAAAAGAAACGATAGTCGCTATAAAGTTGCAACTTTCCTGTTAATTTTTAACTTAATTTATCAGATGACTTGGCAGACAGGTGCTTTAGAATATATCATCACAAGATACACAGTTTAAGTACGGATTATGCAGCCGCGCTGCCATTTCAAACAGGGGATTAAGTTTTGAAAAACCACCATAAAATTAAATTAATCGCCGCTTCTGTGGCATTGATGACGTCATTTAGTGCCATGGCCGGATTGGGAGGGTTGAACGTCCATTCACATTTGGGCGAACCTTTCTCAGGAACCATCACCGTAACCGGCGACGAGGCCAAAGCCTTGCTCGACGGCGGTAAAGCTTCGATTTCCAACGGCAATCTGCGCGCCAGCATCCACAAAAGCGGCAGCAACAAAGCCGTGGTCAATATCCGTTCGTCTAAGCCGATTCAAGATCCCGTCTTGATTTTCCAAGTCGGCGTCGGCTCGCAATTGCGCGAATACACCGCCATCATCGATCCGGCAGGCTACAATTCCCAAACCGACAGCGCCGCCGCCCGTGTACAAAAAAATAATCAGCCTACCCGAGTAGAAGCTGCCCCGGCTGCTACTTCGATTGACCGTCAAGCGGCCCGCGAACGGATTAATCGTGCCATCGGCGGCAACAATACACCGGCTGCCCGCAACGATAAACCGGTGCGCCGCGCCGACAATGATACCAAAGCCGCCAAACCGAAACCACAACAATACAGCGGTATCGTTTACGGCAAACGCCACTTGGTGCGCCAAGGCGAAACCCTGAACGGTATCGCCAGCCGCGTTCGCCCGCAAGACATGACCTTGGCGCAAACCGTACAAGCTTTGGTAAACGCCAACCCGGATGTATTCATCAATAATGATGCCGACCGCATGTTGGCCGGTAAAGTATTGAGCATTCCGAATCGCGATGAATTCCAAACCTATGCCAACCAAGCTGCCCCGTCGGCCCAACCGGTAGAAACCCAACCGGCAGCAATGGCACCGACAGAAGCGCCGGCAGAAACACCTGCTGTAACCGAAACTACCCCGGCCGCTACGGAGCCGGCTGTTGAGCACACTGCTTCTCAAGCGCAACCTGCCGTAGCTGCTGAAGCGGTTGACAATACAGCGACCATCGCTTCATCAGAACCGGCTGTTGCTGAAGAAGCCAGCGCGGTAGAGCCTGTTGCTCCGGCGGTAACCGAACCGGCAGCGCTACAAGAAGAAGTCGCAGATTCAAGCGATAACGGCTTATGGCGTTGGTTGCTGTTGGGCGGTGCGGCATTAATCGCCTTGTTCTTCTTGTCTAAATTATTAGGCAAACGCAAAGCCGGGTCTGCAGCAGAAGTTGTGCAGCCTTTAGCTAAAGAAGAAACATTTACCTCTGAAGCTGGGGCTACTGCATACAAACCATTGCCTGAATCAGAGCAGCCTGTTTCCAATACAGTCAAAACTGCAGCGACAGTGGCCGATGTAGGCGCAGCAGCCACTGCTGCGGCTGCCTATGTGGCCAAGAAGCCGGATGACGAATTGGAAGTGGAAGACGATTTCGGCGACGACATCTTCTTTACTGAAGTACAGGAAACCCCGGCCGCCAAACAGGGCGATGTCGATGTGGACTTGAATGCCATCGATAATGCTCAAGCTGCGATTGTATCCGGCGCGGTAACGCTTGATGAGGAAACCGAAAAACGCCGTAATGCGGATTGGGACAGCATCGAATCCACCGAAAGCGTTTACGAGCCAGAGCCTGAAAATCCTTATGCTTCCGTTGGGACTGTTGCGATTGAAGAACCAGCCGCACCGGTTGCCGATGCCTTCGTAACCGAACAGTCGTCTGAACGCGAATCTTGGGACTTTGAAGTAGAAGAAACCAAGACTGAAGTCAAAGAAAAAGAATGGGATTTCTTTGCTGAAGATACTAAGGCCGAAACCGAATCGACCGACAGCAACTTGACTGCCGTAGGTTCCGCTGCCTTGGTTGCGGCAGGCGCAGCGGGCGCGAAAGCGCTGGCAACCGAAGCTGATAAAGCCGACGCTGAAGTACCGCTGGAATTCGTTCAGCCGGAAGCAGAGCCGGAGCCGGTAGTTGATGCTGCTTTCGAGCCAAGTCCTGAATTGAGTAATGAGGCAGTAGAAGCAGAAGCGGTTGCCGAGCCTGAATTATTCGACATTCAGCAAGCTGAAGCCTTGTCATTCCAAGATGCGGATGATTTCAACGCCGAATTGACGCAAGTGACTGATGCTGACGAAGCCATCGAATGGGATAGCATTGCTGTAGCCGATACGGCCGACAGCAGCCGTCGTGAATCGGGCTTTATTTCGGAATCCGTCGGTATGACCGCACCATTGGAGGCTAAGTATGAGTTGGCGAAAATGTATGTCGAAATCGGCGACCCTGAAGCTGCTCGCGAAACTTTGCAAGAATTGCTGGAAGAATCGGACGGTGCTATTTTGGCCAAAGCCAAAACCATGCTGGAAGAATTAAACGCTTAAACGCTCATCATGGCTCCAAGCGCAAAAAAGATGCTGTTTTCAGACGGCATCTTTTTTCTTTATATAGAATGAGAACTTTGTAAAGCCGTAATTATCAGAACTCTATAATCCGTCATTTTCGCTCAGGCAGGAATGACGGGCATGGCTTACTTGGTTTAACTTGAATTTTACCAAAGTATCAGAATATCCGAACCCACCAATCCAATCATCACATTTACTATGTTAGAAAATCCCAATAAGCAGCGATGGGCATTAACCTTATCTTATGATGGCAGTCGCTTTTATGGCTGGCAAAAGCAGTCAGGTAAAGTGCCGACGGTTCAGACGGCCTTAGAACAAGCCGTCAGTCTCATTGCCGGAGAACCTATTACCGTGATTGTTGCCGGGCGCACTGATACAGGTGTGCACGCTACCGCGCAAGTTGTGCATTTTGATACCGGTGCTCATCGAACGCCGCAAGCATGGATAAGGGGCGTAAACGCTCATTTGCCGCAGGGCATTGCCGTATGGCACGCGCAGCCCGTCGCTGCGCATTTTCATGCCCGTTTTGATGCTTATGGCCGACATTACCGCTACCTGCTGCAATCTGCCCCCGTACGCTCCCCATTGCTGGTCGGTAAAGTAGGGTGGACGCATTTGGATTTGGATATTGAATTAATGCAGCATGCGGCTAAATTGTTGGAAGGTGAAAAAGATTTTTCCAGCTTTCGCGCTTCCATGTGTCAGGCAAAATCCCCCATTAAAACGCTGTATAGTGCAAATATCAGCGGCACGCCCGAATTGCTCAAGCTGGATTTACACGGTAATGCTTTTTTACACCATATGGTGCGCAATATCATGGGGGCATTGGTCTATGTCGGTAATAAGAAGCTCAGCGTTGAAGATTTTGCCCGCTTAATAGAAGAGAAAAGCCGTCTGAAAGCCCCGCCTACCTTTATGCCTGACGGCCTGTATTTGACCGGGGTCGATTATCCGGATGAGTTTAATATCATCAAAGCAGATATACCGGTTTGGTTGTAATCACATCAAGTTGGTTATGCAAATATCATTTTAGTTCGAAAATAGGCCATAAAATAAGGGTGGCTATGGTTTTGCGTCAACCTGCGATAAAGAAATCAAAGAATCTGTGTTGTAAAAATGCACAACAACTTCTATATGAATTAATAATTGATTTATAAGAAAATTTTCTTGATTCTTGAAGGAAGGGTTCAGTTTTTTTAGGCGGGGATAAGCCAATTGATGTTTATAAAGTTTGTTTTTTTAGAAGGGAACAATTATAGTGACACTCATGGAATCGCTGATTCCAGCGATAATGTAAGGCCTAAGTAGATATTCAGTCTGCTTAAGTTAATTTTCATGATAGAAAAGGAATACAGCAATGAAAAAATCTCTGATTGCTCTGACTTTGGCAGCTTTGCCTGTTGCAGCTATGGCTGATGTGACTTTGTACGGTCAAATCAAAGCAGGTGTTGAAGTTGGCAAAACCAAAGTAAAACGCACCGACACTGCTGGTAACGTAACTCGTGACGAAAGCCATACAGAAACTCAAATCGCTGACTTCGGTTCACGTATCGGTTTCAAAGGCCACGAGCACTTGGCTGACAACCTGAATGCAATCTGGCAGTTGGAGCAAAGCGCTTCTGTAGCCGGTACTGATTCAGGCTGGGGTACTCGCGAATCGTTCATCGGTTTGGAAGGTGGCTTCGGTAAAATCCGCGCCGGTAAATTGGATTCTTCTGTGAAAAACACCAGCGATGCATTGGATCCTTGGGAATACAGCAACCCGGCTTTGGGCTTAGGCATGTTTACCCGTGTTGAAGAGCGTGCTGTATCTGTACGTTACGACACTCCGGTATTCGGCGGTGTAAGCGCTAACGTTCAATACACTCCACGTGACAACGGTTCAGAAGTTCGTGGCGTTGGTTTGACTAATGGTCGTAATGATAATGCTGGTGATACTTCTACCTACTACGCTGGTTTGAACTATGAAAACGCCGGTTTCTTCGGTCAATATGCTTACGGTTTGAAAAAATCTGCTTACGTTGCTAATGGCGAAAGCAAATCTGGCCAAGTACACCGTGGTGTAGTAGGTTATGATGCCAACAACCTGATCGCTGCTTTGGGTTACCAATACACTAATGGTTGGGATAGTGAGCAAAGCTACTTGGCTAAATTGGCAAATGATGATAGCTACGATGCTGCTACTGATACTTCTGCCGGCTTGAAACAACACGAAGCTGCTGCTACTGTTGGCTACCGTTTCGGTAACGTAACTCCGCGCGTTTCTTACGCTCACGGTTTCAAAGCTAAAGCTGGTGACGAGAAATTGAGCAACACTCAATACAACCAAGTAATCGTTGGTGCTGACTACGACTTCTCTAAACGTACTAGTGCTTTGGTATCTGCCGGTTGGTTGCGTGCTGGTAAGAGCGACAACAAAACCGAAACTACTGCCGGTATGGTTGGTCTGCGTCACAAATTCTAATCTAAATCGATTAGTTTAAAAGAAAAGAGCCTGCTTTTGCAGGCTCTTTTTATTGCGCGTACAGAATGAAATCACACACTTTTGTCAAGTGTAATGGGAAAGGAAATTAAGGGTTAGAATTTGCCAAACTCCTTCAAAAGACAGTGCATACAGAATAGCTGTCATTCCCGCATGGGCGGGAATCTATTTGTGAGCATAACAACCTGTTGAATAAAATAGGTTTCTTGAATGCTAAGATAGATTTCCGTCTGCGCGGGAATAGATGGTTGTTTTGGCTTTTATTGGTGGCTTATGAGATTTTGCAAAACTCTTAGGCGGTCATTATCGGACTTGGTCCGATAATTCAGCCTTTGAGATTCAGAATCTTTTACCGAATAACAAGAAACTTTCCGATTACTATCTGAAAAATTAAGCGTATTCTATGGAAAAATTGCGCCATCCGAACAGAACCGGATTATCGGGTCAAGCCCGATAATGACGGATATAGGTTGCTTTAGAGGTTTTGAGCTTTCCAAAGTTGAAATCCGTGCAAAACCTTGTTGTTAAAGAGCCGGTAAATACGGTAAGGAATTTATTTCGAATAACAATATACTCACAGAGTTATTGGGGCATGATATTTTGAAAAATATTAGGCCGAGATATTTGCAAAATGCCAACAAACATAAAACCGACGTCATTTCCGCTAAGGTAGGAATCTATTTTTAACTGTAATATACTTTTGAATAAATGGGTTTCTGAAATTTTATGATGGGTTCCCCTCTTCGCGGGAATGATGGCTGCTGTGCCGGTTATTGGCTGTTATAGTGGTTCTGTAAGGCCGATAGGCCGTCTGAAAATATTTTCAGACGGCCTATCAGCTTATTAACGCATTATTTAATGATTTGGTTCAATTCGCCTTTGGCGTATTTTTCCGCCATTTTTTCCAAAGAAATCGGCTTGATTTTATCGGCTTGACCTTCGCAGCCGAATGCCAGGTAGCGGTCAATGCAGACTTGTTTCATGGCTTCGACGGTTTTGGCCAAGTATTTTCGCGGGTCGAATTCGGCCGGATTTTCGGTCATAAAGCGACGGATGGCGCCGGTTGAGGCCAAGCGCAGGTCGGTGTCGATGTTGACTTTGCGTACGCCGTATTTGATGCCTTGTACGATTTCTTCTACCGGTACGCCGTAGGTTTCGCCGATGTTGCCACCGTGTTCATTAATGACTTTCAGCCATTCTTGCGGCACTGAGCTTGAACCGTGCATCACAATATGGGTGTTCGGCAGGGCTTCGTGGATCTCTTTGATGCGGTCGATGCGTAATACGTCGCCGGTTGGCGGACGGGTAAATTTGTATGCGCCATGACTGGTGCCGACGGCAATCGCCAATGCATCCACACCGGTGTCGCGCACGAAGTTAACCGCGTCTTCCACGCCGGTGAGCATTTGGTCGTGGGTCAGCTTGCCGACCGCACCGACACCGTCTTCTTCGCCGGCTTCACCGGTTTCCAAGTTGCCCAAGACGCCGATTTCGCCTTCAACCGATACACCGCAAGCGTGGGCGAAGTTGACAACAGTGCGGGTTACGCCAACGTTGTATTCGTAAGTAGATGGGGTTTTGCCATCTTCCATCAATGAGCCGTCCATCATTACTGACGAGAAGCCCAATTGAATCGAGCGTTGGCAAACATCGGGCGATGCGCCGTGGTCTTGGTGCATCACCACCGGAATATGCGGAAATTCTTCAACGGCGGCCAAAATCAAATGACGTAAAAAAGGTGCGCCGGCATATTTGCGCGCACCTGCGCTGGCTTGAACGATAACCGGTGAATTGACTTGGTCGGCGGCTTCCATAATGGCGCGCATTTGTTCGAGGTTATTGACGTTGAATGCAGGCAGGCCGTAGCTGTTTTCTGCTGCATGATCAAGCAATTGGCGCATGGATACAAGAGCCATAAGAATCTCCTAAAGGTAGTGTGGAAATAAACGATAGGCAAATTATAATCGCTTTTGCCTTAAAAGACTACATAAGGCTACATTGGTTTCATATGTTAATAATATTTGTTTGAGATGAATTCAGATTCGGATAAACCGTCGGTAAGTATTTGCGACTAACGTAAGATAGTAGATAATAATATTTCGATAAAGGCCGTCTGAAACCATAAAGGAACCCTATGCCGCGAATCATTGTAGCTGTACCGGATGATATTTTGTTTACCGCCCGGATGACCGTGCAAATCGGTGATATCAATTACGGCCGGCATTTGGCCAATGATGCCGTGCTTCGCCTTTGCCATGAAACGCGTATGCGCTGGCTGAAGCAGCAGGGCTGGAACGAATTGGATGCCGGCGGTGTCGGGTTGATTATGGCCGATGCAGTGGTGCAGTATTTGATGCAGGCTCATCATGGTGATGATTTGCGCATGGAAATGGGTGCGGCTGACGTGGGCAAAAGCGGCTTTGCGCTGCTTTATCATTTGATTCGCGTGCCGGACAAAAAATCGATTGCCCGCGTGCAAACGGGTATGGTGTGTTTCGATTATGCCGCACAACGCGTATGCCGTTTGCCCGAATCTTTAAAAGCGGCATTGGAGGCTGTCCGAACATGAAACAGGCGCAATTTTTTGCGCAGCAAGATGCGTATTTGGCTGATTTGCGGCAGCAAGGCAAATCAGCGCACACGCTTACCGCCTATCGGCGTGATTTGGCGCAATTGTATGATTTATTTTCTGCAAGGCCGTCTGAAAAAGAAGACATTGCCCGTGCAGACATGGTAGCGGCTTTGAAAAAGCTGTCGCAGCAAAATTTTGGGGAACGCAGCTTGGCGCGCAAATTATCGGTGTGGCGGCAATATTGTGCGTGGTTGATGAAACAAGGTTTGCTGAATAAAGATCCGACCCACAATCTGAAAGCGCCCAAGC is a window of Neisseria yangbaofengii DNA encoding:
- the truA gene encoding tRNA pseudouridine(38-40) synthase TruA produces the protein MLENPNKQRWALTLSYDGSRFYGWQKQSGKVPTVQTALEQAVSLIAGEPITVIVAGRTDTGVHATAQVVHFDTGAHRTPQAWIRGVNAHLPQGIAVWHAQPVAAHFHARFDAYGRHYRYLLQSAPVRSPLLVGKVGWTHLDLDIELMQHAAKLLEGEKDFSSFRASMCQAKSPIKTLYSANISGTPELLKLDLHGNAFLHHMVRNIMGALVYVGNKKLSVEDFARLIEEKSRLKAPPTFMPDGLYLTGVDYPDEFNIIKADIPVWL
- the fba gene encoding class II fructose-bisphosphate aldolase (catalyzes the reversible aldol condensation of dihydroxyacetonephosphate and glyceraldehyde 3-phosphate in the Calvin cycle, glycolysis, and/or gluconeogenesis); the encoded protein is MALVSMRQLLDHAAENSYGLPAFNVNNLEQMRAIMEAADQVNSPVIVQASAGARKYAGAPFLRHLILAAVEEFPHIPVVMHQDHGASPDVCQRSIQLGFSSVMMDGSLMEDGKTPSTYEYNVGVTRTVVNFAHACGVSVEGEIGVLGNLETGEAGEEDGVGAVGKLTHDQMLTGVEDAVNFVRDTGVDALAIAVGTSHGAYKFTRPPTGDVLRIDRIKEIHEALPNTHIVMHGSSSVPQEWLKVINEHGGNIGETYGVPVEEIVQGIKYGVRKVNIDTDLRLASTGAIRRFMTENPAEFDPRKYLAKTVEAMKQVCIDRYLAFGCEGQADKIKPISLEKMAEKYAKGELNQIIK
- a CDS encoding acyl-CoA thioesterase; translated protein: MPRIIVAVPDDILFTARMTVQIGDINYGRHLANDAVLRLCHETRMRWLKQQGWNELDAGGVGLIMADAVVQYLMQAHHGDDLRMEMGAADVGKSGFALLYHLIRVPDKKSIARVQTGMVCFDYAAQRVCRLPESLKAALEAVRT
- a CDS encoding BolA family protein; translation: MDMQAEIEGRLKNLDYQFFEFTDESHLHIGHAGNKGGGHYAVLIVSEAFRDISRLNRQRMVKTLLNDLFSDGLIHALSIKAVTPDEYSN
- the porB gene encoding trimeric porin PorB; translation: MKKSLIALTLAALPVAAMADVTLYGQIKAGVEVGKTKVKRTDTAGNVTRDESHTETQIADFGSRIGFKGHEHLADNLNAIWQLEQSASVAGTDSGWGTRESFIGLEGGFGKIRAGKLDSSVKNTSDALDPWEYSNPALGLGMFTRVEERAVSVRYDTPVFGGVSANVQYTPRDNGSEVRGVGLTNGRNDNAGDTSTYYAGLNYENAGFFGQYAYGLKKSAYVANGESKSGQVHRGVVGYDANNLIAALGYQYTNGWDSEQSYLAKLANDDSYDAATDTSAGLKQHEAAATVGYRFGNVTPRVSYAHGFKAKAGDEKLSNTQYNQVIVGADYDFSKRTSALVSAGWLRAGKSDNKTETTAGMVGLRHKF
- a CDS encoding YciI family protein, with translation MQYFMLLATDGDDVHEARVAARPAHLQRLEALKAEGHLLAAGPNPLPDNPERVSGSLIIAQFESLDAAQEWAEKDPYVDAGVYEEILIKPFKPVFGL
- a CDS encoding FimV/HubP family polar landmark protein, whose amino-acid sequence is MKNHHKIKLIAASVALMTSFSAMAGLGGLNVHSHLGEPFSGTITVTGDEAKALLDGGKASISNGNLRASIHKSGSNKAVVNIRSSKPIQDPVLIFQVGVGSQLREYTAIIDPAGYNSQTDSAAARVQKNNQPTRVEAAPAATSIDRQAARERINRAIGGNNTPAARNDKPVRRADNDTKAAKPKPQQYSGIVYGKRHLVRQGETLNGIASRVRPQDMTLAQTVQALVNANPDVFINNDADRMLAGKVLSIPNRDEFQTYANQAAPSAQPVETQPAAMAPTEAPAETPAVTETTPAATEPAVEHTASQAQPAVAAEAVDNTATIASSEPAVAEEASAVEPVAPAVTEPAALQEEVADSSDNGLWRWLLLGGAALIALFFLSKLLGKRKAGSAAEVVQPLAKEETFTSEAGATAYKPLPESEQPVSNTVKTAATVADVGAAATAAAAYVAKKPDDELEVEDDFGDDIFFTEVQETPAAKQGDVDVDLNAIDNAQAAIVSGAVTLDEETEKRRNADWDSIESTESVYEPEPENPYASVGTVAIEEPAAPVADAFVTEQSSERESWDFEVEETKTEVKEKEWDFFAEDTKAETESTDSNLTAVGSAALVAAGAAGAKALATEADKADAEVPLEFVQPEAEPEPVVDAAFEPSPELSNEAVEAEAVAEPELFDIQQAEALSFQDADDFNAELTQVTDADEAIEWDSIAVADTADSSRRESGFISESVGMTAPLEAKYELAKMYVEIGDPEAARETLQELLEESDGAILAKAKTMLEELNA